Proteins from a genomic interval of Nocardioidaceae bacterium:
- a CDS encoding acyl-CoA dehydrogenase family protein — MPRELEDFRLSVREFAQSRIAPHAAQWDRDHHFPTDVVQAMGELGLMGLTAPEEYGGAGMTGEDGAFTSLCLAIEEIGRVDQSMGITLQAAVGLGINPILTYGTSAQKERWLPDLVAGRTLAGFGLTEPHAGSDAGSTRTRARLDGDEWVVDGAKQFITNSGSSITSLVTVTARTGEREDGRPEISSVMVPAGTPGFVAEPAYDKLGWHASDTHPLTFDGARVPADHLLGERGRGYAQFLATLDDGRVAISALSVGLITACLEACVAYAGERTTFGVPIGRKQGVAFQVADLQVMLDASRMLTYRAAALKDAGAPMAEFKQAASVAKVYATESAVTATRIATQVFGGYGFMEEYPVARFYRDAKVLEIGEGTSEVQRMLIARGLGLPVE; from the coding sequence CTGCCCCGTGAGCTGGAGGACTTCCGCCTGAGCGTGCGGGAGTTCGCGCAGTCACGCATCGCACCCCACGCGGCACAGTGGGACCGGGACCACCATTTCCCCACCGACGTGGTCCAGGCCATGGGCGAGTTGGGGCTGATGGGGCTGACCGCGCCGGAGGAGTACGGCGGGGCCGGCATGACCGGGGAGGACGGTGCCTTCACCTCGCTGTGCCTGGCGATCGAGGAGATCGGCCGGGTCGACCAGTCGATGGGCATCACCCTGCAGGCCGCCGTGGGCCTCGGCATCAACCCGATCCTCACCTACGGCACCTCGGCGCAGAAGGAGCGGTGGCTCCCCGACCTCGTCGCGGGACGCACGCTCGCCGGCTTCGGGCTGACCGAGCCGCACGCGGGCTCCGACGCAGGGTCGACGCGTACGCGAGCGAGGCTCGACGGGGACGAGTGGGTCGTGGACGGGGCGAAGCAGTTCATCACCAACTCGGGCTCGTCGATCACCTCGCTGGTGACGGTGACCGCGCGCACCGGGGAACGGGAGGACGGTCGCCCCGAGATCAGCTCGGTCATGGTGCCGGCCGGCACGCCCGGGTTCGTCGCCGAGCCGGCGTACGACAAGCTCGGCTGGCACGCCTCGGACACCCACCCGCTGACCTTCGACGGCGCGAGGGTGCCGGCCGACCATCTCCTCGGGGAGCGGGGTCGCGGGTACGCGCAGTTCCTCGCCACCCTCGACGACGGCCGTGTCGCCATCTCGGCGTTGTCGGTGGGGCTCATCACGGCGTGTCTCGAGGCGTGTGTGGCGTACGCGGGGGAGCGCACCACCTTCGGCGTGCCCATCGGCCGCAAGCAGGGCGTGGCGTTCCAGGTCGCCGACCTGCAGGTGATGCTCGACGCCTCACGGATGCTGACCTACCGCGCGGCCGCGCTGAAGGACGCGGGCGCACCGATGGCGGAGTTCAAGCAGGCGGCGAGCGTCGCCAAGGTGTACGCCACCGAGTCCGCCGTGACCGCGACCCGGATCGCGACGCAGGTGTTCGGCGGCTACGGCTTCATGGAGGAGTACCCGGTCGCCCGCTTCTACCGCGACGCGAAGGTGCTCGAGATCGGAGAGGGCACCAGCGAGGTGCAGCGCATGCTGATCGCCCGCGGGCTGGGCCTGCCGGTCGAGTGA
- a CDS encoding rhodanese-like domain-containing protein → MRRRTSALLATLCLALTPALAACGGESAQEIAPADALVFIEQNAEAVVLDVRTPQEFAAGHLPDAVNVSLADDFEEQIADLDQDATYVVYCTTGVRSAEASSIMVEQGFTAVVDAGGIEQLQDAGADVVTD, encoded by the coding sequence ATGCGTCGACGTACGTCAGCCCTGCTCGCCACCCTCTGTCTCGCGCTCACCCCGGCCCTCGCCGCGTGCGGAGGCGAGAGCGCGCAGGAGATCGCACCGGCCGACGCCCTGGTCTTCATCGAGCAGAACGCCGAGGCGGTCGTGCTCGACGTGCGTACGCCGCAGGAGTTCGCCGCCGGCCACCTGCCGGACGCCGTCAACGTCAGCCTCGCCGACGACTTCGAGGAGCAGATCGCCGACCTCGACCAGGACGCGACGTACGTCGTCTACTGCACGACCGGCGTGCGCTCGGCCGAGGCGAGCTCGATCATGGTCGAGCAGGGGTTCACCGCCGTCGTCGACGCCGGGGGCATCGAGCAGCTGCAGGACGCCGGCGCCGACGTCGTCACCGACTGA